A stretch of the Desulfobacter sp. genome encodes the following:
- a CDS encoding ABC transporter permease subunit (The N-terminal region of this protein, as described by TIGR01726, is a three transmembrane segment that identifies a subfamily of ABC transporter permease subunits, which specificities that include histidine, arginine, glutamine, glutamate, L-cystine (sic), the opines (in Agrobacterium) octopine and nopaline, etc.) has protein sequence MRSSKPLARLKILFNDRRFRSWCIQAFVLIILACGIGYGVYNTAYNLQRAGVTTGFEFLGSRSGFDISQTLVEYSGNSIYSRALLVGILNTLLVSGLAIVSSTILGFSLGIIRLSPNWLMARMAEGYTEMIRNIPLLLQILFWYLAVLSPLPGPRQAYEWGDMFFLCNWGMQIPKLAQGQNLMPLGIALIVAVLFSWVLIAWNRYRQRQTGQRFPAVLISLGLIILLPLGVQMATGRSIQFEMPVLRGFNFVGGITVLPELIALWLALTLYSATFIGEYVRSGIMAVDSGQKEAAHALGHRGWTTYWLIIIPQAMRATTPPLISQYLTLVKNSSLAVVIGYPDLVHVFAGTALNQSGQAVEIVCITMAVYLIISLVISLFMNWYNKKFALRGL, from the coding sequence ATGAGATCTTCCAAACCTTTGGCTCGATTGAAAATTCTTTTCAATGACCGACGCTTCCGCTCGTGGTGTATCCAGGCCTTTGTTCTGATCATCCTGGCATGCGGGATCGGATACGGCGTATACAATACCGCCTATAATCTCCAGCGGGCCGGGGTCACCACCGGATTTGAATTCTTAGGATCACGGTCCGGGTTTGACATCAGCCAGACCCTGGTTGAATATTCCGGGAACAGCATTTACAGCCGTGCCTTGCTGGTCGGTATCCTGAATACCCTTCTGGTTTCCGGCCTGGCCATTGTCAGCTCTACGATCCTGGGATTTTCCTTAGGGATTATCCGCCTGTCTCCCAACTGGCTGATGGCCAGGATGGCCGAAGGGTATACGGAGATGATCCGTAATATTCCTTTGCTTCTTCAGATTCTGTTCTGGTACTTGGCCGTGCTTTCTCCTCTGCCCGGTCCCCGCCAGGCCTATGAATGGGGAGATATGTTTTTTTTGTGCAACTGGGGGATGCAGATTCCAAAACTTGCCCAGGGCCAGAACCTGATGCCCTTGGGCATTGCCCTGATTGTTGCGGTCCTTTTTTCCTGGGTATTGATTGCCTGGAACCGGTATAGGCAACGCCAGACCGGGCAGCGGTTTCCTGCCGTGCTCATCAGTCTGGGCCTGATCATCCTGCTTCCCCTTGGGGTTCAAATGGCCACCGGCCGATCCATTCAGTTTGAAATGCCGGTGCTCAGGGGGTTTAACTTTGTGGGGGGCATTACGGTGCTTCCGGAACTCATTGCCCTGTGGCTGGCCCTGACCCTTTATTCGGCCACCTTTATCGGTGAATATGTCCGGTCCGGGATCATGGCGGTGGACTCGGGACAAAAAGAGGCGGCCCATGCCCTGGGCCACCGGGGGTGGACCACCTATTGGCTGATCATCATTCCCCAGGCCATGCGGGCCACAACCCCGCCGTTGATCAGCCAGTATCTGACCCTGGTCAAAAACTCCTCTCTGGCCGTGGTCATCGGGTACCCGGATCTGGTCCATGTCTTTGCCGGAACCGCCCTGAACCAGTCGGGCCAGGCCGTGGAAATCGTCTGCATTACCATGGCGGTCTACCTGATCATCAGCCTGGTGATTTCCCTTTTCATGAACTGGTACAATAAGAAATTTGCCCTCCGGGGTCTTTAG
- a CDS encoding rhomboid family intramembrane serine protease, producing the protein MKRVFQGTDPKTADLILVILASQSIETRIEKNKTYQIHVPSSQYPKAMAHLARYERENAIQFKKEPPPPSPSFFSRTLFFIMGSITLVHIATTRAGIHDFMVFKFGASSYFLGQGETFRAITALFLHVDLEHLLGNLAGLLIFAGPLIRLTGYGSGPFVLLLAATTGNLISAGFGDTARLSIGASTIVMAAAGLLTARQLIKKNRSQRQWPSVKGLFPLAAGATLMAMFSQGENTDLAAHFFGFVSGTVIGLLFFPLFNILSSPMIERICLALVIIIIFAAVCQGI; encoded by the coding sequence ATGAAACGTGTTTTTCAAGGGACTGACCCGAAAACAGCCGATTTAATCCTGGTGATCCTGGCATCCCAGTCCATTGAAACCCGGATTGAAAAAAACAAAACATACCAGATCCACGTGCCCTCATCCCAATACCCCAAGGCCATGGCCCACCTGGCCCGGTATGAACGAGAAAACGCCATCCAGTTTAAAAAAGAGCCTCCCCCGCCCAGCCCTTCTTTTTTTTCCCGGACCCTTTTTTTCATCATGGGAAGTATCACCCTTGTCCACATCGCCACCACAAGAGCAGGAATCCACGATTTTATGGTGTTCAAATTCGGCGCCTCTTCTTATTTTCTGGGTCAGGGAGAAACCTTCAGGGCCATCACCGCCCTTTTTCTCCATGTCGACCTTGAACACCTTCTGGGAAATCTGGCCGGGCTTTTGATCTTTGCAGGCCCCCTGATCAGGCTGACCGGGTACGGGTCCGGCCCCTTTGTGCTTCTCTTGGCAGCCACCACCGGGAACCTGATTTCAGCCGGCTTTGGGGATACTGCCCGGCTTTCCATCGGGGCCTCCACCATTGTCATGGCAGCGGCAGGACTGCTCACCGCCCGGCAGCTCATCAAAAAAAACAGATCTCAGAGGCAATGGCCAAGCGTTAAAGGCCTCTTCCCCCTGGCTGCCGGCGCCACACTCATGGCCATGTTCAGCCAGGGAGAAAATACAGATCTGGCTGCCCATTTTTTCGGGTTTGTATCGGGCACGGTCATTGGCCTCTTGTTTTTCCCCTTGTTCAATATCCTGTCCAGCCCCATGATTGAAAGAATCTGCCTGGCCCTGGTAATCATCATTATTTTTGCGGCCGTCTGCCAGGGGATTTAG
- a CDS encoding amino acid ABC transporter substrate-binding protein: MHGLFAACRRSCLWVDLEDVKKKEYVNIGVSGKVVGFSAPSATGVWTGIDVDFGRAVASAIFNDPNKARFTPVAFKEAFTALQSGEIDILSRNTTWTFQRDTKLGLEFVGTIFYDGQGFLVPKKLGVKSAKELDGASFCTQAGTTTELNLTDYFASHKMSYKPVVYESADEATVIYDTGRCDVYTTDTSGLAARRTTLTKPDDHMILPEVISKEPLGPAVRQGDQQWSDIVRWTLFALINAEEMGITSKNVDQMMTSDNPGVRRFLCVDSDFGQHLGLTRDWAYRIVKHVGNYGELYDRNVGPKTVLGLDRGVNALWSDGGLMYAPPIR; encoded by the coding sequence TTGCATGGCCTTTTTGCTGCTTGCCGCAGGAGCTGCCTTTGGGTCGACCTTGAGGATGTAAAGAAAAAAGAGTATGTGAATATCGGGGTTTCCGGTAAAGTTGTGGGCTTTTCAGCGCCCAGCGCCACAGGTGTCTGGACCGGTATTGATGTGGATTTCGGTCGCGCCGTGGCCAGCGCCATCTTCAATGATCCCAACAAGGCCAGATTTACCCCGGTGGCATTCAAGGAAGCCTTTACCGCGCTTCAGTCTGGAGAGATTGATATTCTGTCCAGAAACACCACCTGGACATTCCAGCGGGATACCAAGCTGGGTCTTGAGTTTGTGGGAACCATCTTTTACGACGGCCAGGGCTTTCTCGTACCCAAGAAACTGGGGGTGAAAAGTGCTAAAGAACTCGACGGGGCCAGTTTCTGCACCCAGGCCGGCACCACCACCGAGCTGAATTTGACCGATTATTTTGCCAGTCACAAGATGAGTTATAAACCCGTGGTATATGAGAGTGCGGACGAGGCCACCGTGATTTATGATACCGGACGCTGCGACGTATACACCACAGATACTTCAGGGCTTGCCGCCCGGAGAACCACCCTGACCAAACCCGATGATCATATGATCCTTCCTGAAGTCATTTCAAAAGAACCCCTGGGGCCTGCGGTCCGCCAGGGAGACCAGCAGTGGAGCGACATTGTCCGCTGGACCCTCTTTGCCCTGATCAATGCCGAGGAAATGGGCATTACCTCCAAAAATGTTGACCAGATGATGACATCCGATAATCCGGGGGTCCGCCGTTTTCTATGTGTGGATTCCGATTTTGGCCAGCATCTCGGCCTGACCCGGGACTGGGCCTACCGCATCGTCAAGCATGTGGGCAACTATGGTGAATTGTATGACCGGAATGTGGGACCTAAAACTGTTTTGGGCCTTGACCGCGGGGTAAATGCCCTCTGGTCCGACGGTGGTCTGATGTATGCTCCGCCCATCCGCTAA
- a CDS encoding FAD-dependent oxidoreductase, whose amino-acid sequence MKEICPDILILGGGVAGMSAALALKHQNLGIHLVEKEKDLGGHAASWACLATQTCQNCGACLASEMAAQIKTTPNITLHLNTALVAVNQKKRKTTATLSNGTTLTPVKTLIATGFSPFDPDRISSFHTQTQKNVVTTARLNTLIREEKITTLLGKSPKIAFLQCVGSRNKQENRDYCSQVCCKIWFIRLMRTFYCEGPKVST is encoded by the coding sequence ATGAAAGAGATCTGTCCAGACATTCTGATACTCGGCGGCGGTGTTGCCGGCATGTCCGCAGCCCTTGCCCTAAAGCACCAAAACCTTGGGATCCATCTGGTTGAAAAGGAAAAAGACCTGGGCGGTCATGCCGCCTCCTGGGCCTGTCTGGCCACCCAGACCTGCCAGAACTGCGGGGCCTGCCTGGCCTCTGAAATGGCAGCCCAAATCAAAACAACCCCCAATATCACCCTGCATCTCAACACCGCTCTTGTTGCCGTCAATCAAAAAAAGAGGAAAACCACAGCCACGCTCTCTAACGGCACCACCCTGACCCCTGTTAAAACCCTTATCGCCACAGGATTTTCCCCCTTTGACCCGGATCGTATTTCATCCTTTCACACCCAGACCCAGAAAAATGTGGTCACCACAGCCCGCCTCAACACCCTGATTCGAGAAGAAAAAATAACAACCCTTCTAGGGAAATCGCCCAAAATTGCCTTTCTCCAATGCGTAGGATCCAGAAATAAACAAGAGAACCGGGATTATTGCTCCCAGGTCTGCTGCAAAATATGGTTCATCCGATTAATGCGTACCTTTTATTGTGAAGGTCCAAAAGTTTCAACCTG
- a CDS encoding sigma-54-dependent Fis family transcriptional regulator: MRGNSILVVDDDGAHARMLATLIQDWGYKIHLANDGDVGLDMVKKQSFHLVLMDMKMVNMSGMEALEQIHAFNPSLPVIIMTAFSSVDTAVKALKIGAYDYLTKPLDFDKLKLTIERVFERQDLKSENKVLKDRLEKKGFQHRILGKSPAMTALLDTIHMVAPTDANVLVTGASGTGKELVSSAIHYNSPRKNAPYIRINCAAITQTLLESELFGHERGAFTGADKKRKGKFLLADKGSILLDEIGEMSLAMQAKLLRVIQEKEITPVGSDKTIGVDVRVIAATNRDLKSMAAKKEFREDLYYRLNVVCIDIVPLCRRPEDIPELALHFLALFAQKNKRDIKGFTPNAMDTLIRYHWPGNVRELMNAVERGVVMARTDYLRKNDLFFISEQAVQDPVPDRGLENLSLSKVEEKAILSTLAAAEGNKSETARRLGITRKTLLNKLKQYQKDDQ; encoded by the coding sequence ATGAGGGGCAATTCAATTTTGGTTGTGGATGATGATGGGGCTCATGCCCGGATGCTTGCGACCCTGATCCAGGACTGGGGATACAAGATTCATCTGGCCAATGACGGTGATGTGGGCCTGGACATGGTTAAAAAACAATCCTTTCACCTGGTGCTCATGGATATGAAAATGGTGAATATGTCAGGCATGGAGGCCCTGGAGCAGATTCATGCCTTTAATCCTTCCTTGCCCGTGATCATCATGACCGCCTTTTCTTCCGTGGACACGGCTGTAAAGGCATTGAAAATCGGGGCCTATGATTATCTGACAAAACCTTTGGATTTTGACAAGCTCAAGCTGACCATTGAACGGGTGTTTGAACGCCAGGACCTGAAATCCGAAAACAAGGTGTTAAAAGACCGGCTGGAAAAAAAAGGGTTTCAACACAGAATCCTGGGAAAAAGCCCTGCCATGACGGCTCTTTTGGACACCATCCACATGGTGGCACCCACAGACGCCAATGTGCTTGTGACCGGGGCCTCCGGCACGGGAAAAGAGTTGGTTTCCTCGGCCATCCATTACAACAGTCCGCGGAAAAATGCTCCCTATATCCGGATCAATTGCGCAGCCATAACCCAGACTCTGCTCGAGTCTGAACTCTTCGGCCATGAGCGGGGGGCCTTTACAGGGGCGGACAAGAAACGTAAAGGCAAGTTTCTTCTGGCAGACAAGGGCAGCATCCTTTTGGACGAGATCGGGGAAATGAGCCTTGCCATGCAGGCCAAACTGCTCCGGGTGATCCAGGAAAAAGAGATCACCCCTGTGGGATCGGACAAGACCATTGGGGTGGATGTCCGGGTCATTGCCGCCACCAACCGGGATCTTAAGTCCATGGCCGCCAAAAAAGAGTTCAGGGAAGATCTTTACTATCGGTTGAATGTGGTCTGCATAGATATTGTGCCCCTTTGCCGCAGGCCGGAAGATATTCCTGAACTGGCCCTTCATTTTCTGGCGTTGTTCGCCCAAAAAAACAAGCGGGACATCAAAGGGTTTACCCCCAATGCCATGGATACCCTGATCCGGTATCACTGGCCGGGCAATGTCAGGGAATTGATGAATGCCGTGGAGCGGGGAGTGGTCATGGCCAGAACCGATTATTTGAGAAAAAACGATCTTTTTTTTATTTCAGAACAGGCAGTCCAGGATCCGGTACCGGATAGAGGCCTTGAGAATCTCAGCCTGTCAAAGGTCGAGGAAAAAGCGATTTTGTCCACCCTGGCGGCGGCAGAGGGAAATAAAAGTGAAACCGCAAGACGGTTGGGCATTACCCGGAAAACATTGCTCAATAAATTAAAACAATACCAAAAGGACGATCAATGA
- a CDS encoding amino acid ABC transporter ATP-binding protein, which translates to MKEKLIISVSNLNKWFGDFDVLKDIDLVVKKGEKVVICGPSGSGKATFIRCINRLEEHQKGQIIVDGIELTNDVKHIDQVRREVGMLFQNFNLFPHMTVLENLTLSPVWIRKMPLKEARELAFNYLERVKIPELAQKYPNQCSGGQQQRIAIARCLCMNSKVMLFDEPTSALDPEMIKEVLDVMIDLAESGMTMLCVTHEMGFARTVANTVIFMDGGEIVEKGNPETFFNHLKSKRTISFLSQIISHEI; encoded by the coding sequence ATGAAAGAAAAACTCATTATCAGTGTTTCCAACCTTAACAAATGGTTTGGGGACTTCGATGTTTTAAAAGATATCGACCTTGTGGTAAAAAAAGGGGAAAAGGTGGTCATCTGCGGGCCCTCCGGCTCAGGGAAAGCCACCTTTATCCGGTGCATCAACCGGCTGGAAGAACACCAGAAGGGACAGATCATCGTGGACGGCATCGAGCTGACCAATGATGTCAAGCACATTGACCAGGTGCGGCGGGAAGTCGGCATGCTCTTCCAGAATTTTAACCTTTTTCCCCATATGACCGTATTGGAAAACCTGACCCTCTCTCCTGTCTGGATACGGAAAATGCCTTTGAAAGAGGCCCGGGAGCTGGCCTTTAATTATCTTGAACGGGTGAAAATCCCTGAGCTGGCCCAAAAATATCCGAACCAGTGTTCCGGCGGTCAGCAGCAGCGGATTGCCATTGCAAGGTGCCTGTGCATGAATTCCAAGGTCATGCTCTTTGACGAGCCCACCTCTGCTTTGGATCCTGAAATGATCAAAGAGGTGCTTGATGTGATGATTGATCTGGCTGAATCCGGTATGACCATGCTCTGTGTAACCCATGAGATGGGGTTTGCCAGGACCGTTGCCAACACGGTTATTTTTATGGACGGGGGTGAAATTGTGGAAAAGGGGAACCCTGAAACCTTTTTCAACCATCTCAAATCCAAACGGACCATTAGTTTTTTAAGCCAGATTATCAGCCATGAGATCTAA
- a CDS encoding amino acid ABC transporter permease, giving the protein MPATFKSRISQVILFLAAGAGVLAWWGPGFALFVLVFLLAPLVLERFSLRFLVFRSGIKAPVSRGLALACAGLWGAGAYGIMMMINAGQAAMAAAWAAGLVALPMLLFKPLPVRTWQYTLMLVVYPVFAFFMFTGEVLGLAHVETHFWGGLYLTLVIAVTGLVACLPIGILLALGRQSKMPAIKFICVFFIEIVRGVPLVSVLFMASVMFPLFLPPGAHFDKLLRALIGVSFFYAVYIAEVIRGGLQAIPKGQYEAAQALGWGYWKMMSLIIIPQTLRLVIPGLANNILSLFKDTTLVAVIGLLDLLGVAKAAMADAQWLGFTKEAYVFAGLVFWILCFSISRYSNHLEKKYHSSYH; this is encoded by the coding sequence ATGCCGGCAACCTTTAAATCCCGGATCAGCCAGGTGATTTTGTTTCTGGCGGCCGGGGCCGGGGTTTTGGCCTGGTGGGGACCTGGTTTTGCCTTATTTGTCCTGGTGTTTTTGTTGGCGCCCCTGGTGTTAGAACGGTTTTCTTTAAGATTTTTGGTGTTCAGATCCGGGATCAAAGCACCTGTTTCCCGGGGGCTGGCCCTGGCCTGTGCAGGGTTATGGGGTGCGGGCGCCTATGGGATCATGATGATGATCAACGCGGGCCAGGCTGCCATGGCCGCAGCATGGGCCGCAGGGCTTGTGGCTTTGCCGATGCTGCTCTTTAAACCGCTTCCTGTCCGGACCTGGCAATATACGCTGATGCTTGTGGTCTATCCGGTCTTTGCCTTTTTCATGTTCACAGGAGAGGTGTTGGGCCTAGCCCACGTGGAAACCCATTTTTGGGGCGGTCTTTACCTCACCCTTGTCATTGCCGTGACAGGCCTTGTGGCCTGCCTGCCCATCGGTATTCTCCTGGCCTTAGGAAGGCAGTCCAAGATGCCGGCCATTAAATTTATCTGTGTGTTTTTCATCGAGATTGTCCGGGGAGTCCCCCTGGTCAGTGTGCTGTTCATGGCCTCGGTCATGTTTCCGCTTTTTCTGCCGCCGGGCGCTCATTTTGATAAGCTGCTCAGGGCTTTGATCGGGGTTTCGTTTTTCTATGCCGTTTATATTGCCGAGGTGATCCGCGGGGGGCTCCAGGCCATTCCCAAGGGGCAGTACGAGGCGGCCCAGGCCCTGGGGTGGGGATACTGGAAAATGATGAGCCTGATCATTATTCCCCAGACCCTGCGTTTGGTGATTCCGGGGCTGGCCAACAATATCCTTTCCCTGTTCAAGGATACCACCCTTGTGGCCGTGATCGGGCTGCTGGATCTTTTGGGGGTGGCCAAGGCTGCCATGGCCGATGCCCAGTGGCTGGGATTTACCAAAGAGGCCTACGTGTTTGCCGGACTGGTGTTCTGGATCCTGTGTTTTTCCATTTCCCGGTACAGCAACCATCTGGAAAAAAAATACCACAGCAGTTACCATTAG
- a CDS encoding ISL3 family transposase — MSTSFIYHAFGLRDYFYKTTRFIGGIITFELIPKPEAVKCPECNSRSVTRKGIVTRDLRTIPVGSKPVILRTAIQRIWCPFCQFVRQIKLSFAQEGKSYTRAFERYVLELSQFMTIKDIAIHLRISWDTIKQIQKEDLLRRYRNIPLEKVRQIAIDEISIGKGHKYLTIVMDLESGRILHVGEGKGGEALKSFWTKVKISKAKIKAVSIDMSPAYLSAVIENLSGSAIVFDRFHVVKLFNEKLSDFRRKLYNLLANTGQQKLLKGVRWLLLKNPENLSDDKKEAQRLEEALKINQPLLAVYYMKEELRQIWNQKKKETAEKIVSNWINLANISKIPMLMKFAKTLAVHRQRILSYYDYRISTGPLEGTNNKIKTMKRKAYEYRDSEFFRLKLLDLHNKRYALIG; from the coding sequence ATGTCCACAAGCTTCATATACCATGCCTTTGGCCTTCGTGACTACTTTTATAAAACAACGCGTTTCATCGGTGGAATAATCACTTTTGAACTCATACCAAAACCGGAGGCGGTAAAATGCCCGGAATGTAATTCCAGGTCCGTCACCAGGAAAGGGATTGTGACAAGAGATCTCAGAACAATACCGGTAGGTTCAAAACCCGTGATTCTCAGGACGGCTATCCAGAGAATTTGGTGTCCGTTCTGTCAATTTGTCCGGCAAATCAAACTATCCTTTGCCCAGGAGGGGAAAAGCTATACCCGGGCTTTTGAACGGTATGTCTTGGAGTTGTCTCAGTTCATGACAATCAAAGATATTGCCATCCATTTAAGGATCAGCTGGGATACGATAAAGCAGATCCAGAAAGAAGACCTGCTGAGGCGTTATCGAAATATCCCCCTTGAGAAAGTCCGGCAGATTGCCATAGATGAAATTTCCATAGGGAAAGGGCATAAATACTTGACCATCGTGATGGATCTGGAATCCGGTAGAATTCTGCACGTGGGAGAAGGAAAAGGTGGTGAAGCTTTGAAATCTTTTTGGACAAAAGTGAAAATATCGAAAGCAAAAATCAAAGCCGTCAGCATCGATATGTCCCCGGCATACTTGAGTGCTGTTATTGAAAATCTTTCTGGTTCAGCAATTGTCTTTGACAGATTTCATGTTGTTAAATTGTTCAATGAGAAACTGTCGGATTTCAGGCGAAAGCTCTACAACCTTCTTGCCAATACCGGGCAACAAAAACTTCTGAAGGGAGTCCGGTGGCTTTTGTTAAAAAATCCCGAAAACCTCAGTGATGACAAGAAGGAGGCCCAACGGTTAGAAGAAGCATTGAAAATAAATCAGCCGCTATTGGCAGTCTACTACATGAAAGAGGAACTCAGGCAAATATGGAATCAAAAGAAAAAAGAAACAGCTGAAAAGATAGTCAGCAATTGGATCAATCTGGCCAATATTTCCAAAATTCCAATGTTGATGAAATTTGCCAAGACCTTGGCTGTGCACAGGCAAAGAATCCTTTCATACTATGATTACAGGATATCTACAGGTCCTTTAGAAGGGACAAATAACAAGATAAAAACCATGAAACGGAAAGCTTATGAATACAGGGATTCGGAGTTTTTCAGGTTGAAACTTTTGGACCTTCACAATAAAAGGTACGCATTAATCGGATGA
- a CDS encoding periplasmic heavy metal sensor, with the protein MKKTLITLTAVLIVGFMAASAFAWGQGNGFNNGCRGKGQGRAMLSNLTADQQAELKQLRQQYIDDTYETRAAMMAKHQQVRMLLETSSPDKNKLTTLSDEIMDMKKALADKQIDFVLKAKKISPELNLSAFRNCGRGGKGGFGKGGQGHRPCGNGQGQPVQE; encoded by the coding sequence ATGAAAAAAACATTGATTACACTCACAGCCGTTTTAATTGTCGGATTTATGGCAGCCTCTGCCTTTGCCTGGGGACAGGGAAACGGATTTAACAATGGGTGCAGGGGAAAAGGCCAGGGCCGGGCCATGTTATCCAACCTGACCGCGGATCAGCAGGCCGAGCTGAAACAATTGCGCCAGCAGTATATTGATGACACCTATGAAACAAGGGCAGCCATGATGGCCAAACACCAGCAAGTCAGGATGCTTCTGGAAACCTCCAGCCCTGACAAAAATAAACTGACCACCCTTTCTGACGAAATCATGGATATGAAAAAAGCCCTGGCTGACAAACAGATTGACTTTGTCCTCAAGGCCAAAAAGATTTCTCCGGAACTGAATCTTTCCGCCTTTAGAAACTGCGGCAGAGGCGGCAAGGGTGGATTTGGCAAAGGCGGCCAGGGGCATCGGCCCTGTGGGAACGGCCAGGGCCAGCCTGTCCAGGAGTAA
- a CDS encoding PAS domain-containing protein, with protein sequence MIMKFLNKKISIPMSPLMMAGVLGVLLPLFVFMTLDRMEKQNEHFKERFMVKGISLIRTFEAGTRTGMLTMGWGLKRVQAMLVETASQPEIAYIMITDAHGKVLAHSDPEQMGTRYETLPDILALEKHQVFSRTCQMDGKSVFEVYKRFVPLNSGRRSKHGRHMKTREMHDMQRRMAPGLGHDPYFFETGEYFIFAGLSMARVEALQKKMTRLIIGRGFFFFILGCAGIIALFAFQAYQSAKASLNRVQAFSDNVVQNMPSGLITLNLECQVTSANRAARDMLGQIPEKAYPQMIYLALEMNRSKAAVTREVVLEHGLPAKLRLDMTASPILDHDGHIQAYILLFRDITQVEQLKKEVETNRRLAAIGKLAGGVAHEIRNPLSSIKGFATYFANRYENEPEDLDTARIMVQEVERINRSITQLLEFAKPMIVEIKAVEVESLIRHSLKLVSHDLEKKNITTNLEIKTCCRVMKTDPDRINQVLLNLYMNSLNAMAGPGILTVSVVDVENGVQIRVADTGCGIDPKDMEEIFDPYFTTRPQGTGLGLSIVHRIVENLKGEVRVESQKGKGSCFIIDLPVLDPDFGGAQDDEERTKI encoded by the coding sequence ATGATTATGAAATTTTTAAATAAAAAAATATCCATTCCCATGTCTCCTTTGATGATGGCAGGGGTGCTTGGGGTCCTGCTGCCCCTGTTTGTCTTTATGACCCTGGACCGGATGGAAAAGCAGAATGAACATTTCAAGGAACGGTTTATGGTCAAGGGGATTTCCCTGATCCGCACCTTTGAGGCCGGGACAAGGACAGGAATGCTGACCATGGGATGGGGGCTGAAAAGGGTCCAGGCCATGCTGGTGGAAACCGCAAGCCAGCCGGAAATCGCTTATATCATGATCACGGATGCCCATGGCAAAGTTCTTGCCCACAGTGATCCTGAACAAATGGGAACGAGATATGAGACCCTGCCTGATATCCTTGCCCTGGAAAAGCACCAAGTCTTCAGCCGGACCTGCCAAATGGACGGGAAATCTGTTTTTGAAGTCTACAAGCGGTTTGTCCCCTTGAATTCCGGGCGAAGGAGCAAGCATGGACGGCATATGAAAACCAGGGAAATGCATGACATGCAAAGACGTATGGCCCCGGGTCTCGGCCATGATCCTTATTTTTTTGAAACAGGTGAATACTTTATATTTGCCGGCCTGTCCATGGCCAGGGTCGAAGCCCTTCAAAAAAAGATGACACGGTTGATTATCGGCCGGGGTTTCTTCTTTTTTATCCTTGGATGCGCCGGGATCATCGCCTTGTTTGCCTTTCAGGCCTATCAATCTGCCAAAGCCTCGTTAAACCGGGTCCAGGCCTTTTCAGACAATGTGGTCCAGAATATGCCTTCAGGACTGATTACCCTGAACCTGGAGTGTCAGGTCACCTCTGCCAACAGGGCGGCCAGGGATATGCTTGGACAGATCCCTGAGAAAGCCTATCCCCAGATGATTTACCTGGCCCTTGAAATGAACCGGTCCAAGGCTGCTGTCACAAGAGAGGTGGTCCTTGAACATGGATTGCCCGCAAAATTGCGCCTGGACATGACAGCCTCTCCCATTCTGGATCATGATGGACACATTCAAGCCTATATATTGTTGTTCAGGGACATCACCCAGGTTGAACAATTGAAAAAAGAGGTGGAGACCAACCGCCGTCTGGCTGCCATTGGCAAGCTGGCAGGAGGCGTGGCCCACGAGATCAGAAATCCCTTAAGTTCCATCAAGGGATTTGCCACCTATTTTGCCAACCGGTATGAAAATGAACCCGAGGACTTGGACACCGCAAGGATCATGGTTCAAGAGGTGGAACGGATCAACCGGTCCATTACCCAGCTTTTGGAATTTGCCAAACCCATGATCGTGGAGATCAAAGCGGTGGAGGTTGAGTCGTTGATCCGTCATTCGCTTAAACTGGTCTCCCATGATCTTGAGAAAAAAAATATTACCACAAACCTTGAGATTAAAACCTGCTGCAGGGTCATGAAAACCGATCCCGACAGAATAAACCAGGTGCTGCTCAACTTGTACATGAATTCCCTCAATGCCATGGCAGGGCCCGGTATTCTGACCGTGTCGGTGGTGGATGTGGAAAACGGGGTTCAGATCCGGGTGGCAGATACCGGCTGCGGCATTGATCCCAAGGATATGGAAGAGATTTTTGATCCCTATTTTACCACCCGTCCCCAGGGTACAGGGCTTGGACTCTCCATTGTTCACAGGATTGTTGAAAACCTTAAAGGTGAGGTCCGGGTTGAAAGCCAAAAGGGTAAAGGCAGCTGTTTTATCATTGATCTGCCTGTTCTGGATCCGGATTTTGGCGGTGCGCAAGATGATGAAGAAAGGACAAAAATATGA